A single genomic interval of Staphylococcus hyicus harbors:
- a CDS encoding adenylate kinase — MNIILMGLPGAGKGTQASEIIKKYPIPHISTGDMFRKAIKDETELGKEAKSFMDRGELVPDEVTVGIVKERISEDDAKKGFLLDGFPRTIEQAEALNSILEDLGREIDAVVNIDVPEEELMNRLTGRRICEICGTTYHLVFNPPKVEGTCDLEGGKLYQREDDNPETVANRLEVNIKQSKPILDFYSQKGVLKNIDGSKNINEVTEDVITILESLK; from the coding sequence ATGAATATTATCTTAATGGGATTACCTGGTGCTGGTAAAGGAACTCAAGCGAGTGAAATTATTAAAAAGTACCCAATTCCACATATTTCAACAGGGGATATGTTCAGAAAAGCGATTAAAGATGAAACCGAACTCGGTAAAGAAGCTAAATCGTTTATGGATCGTGGGGAACTCGTACCAGACGAAGTTACAGTAGGCATTGTAAAAGAACGTATCTCTGAAGACGATGCTAAGAAAGGTTTCTTACTTGACGGATTTCCTCGTACAATCGAACAAGCTGAAGCTTTAAACTCGATTTTAGAAGACCTTGGAAGAGAAATCGATGCAGTTGTTAACATTGATGTGCCTGAGGAAGAACTTATGAATCGTCTTACTGGACGTCGTATTTGTGAAATCTGTGGCACAACGTATCATCTTGTTTTCAATCCTCCAAAGGTTGAAGGTACATGTGATCTTGAAGGTGGTAAACTTTACCAACGTGAAGACGACAACCCTGAAACAGTTGCAAATCGTTTAGAAGTGAACATAAAGCAATCTAAACCGATTTTAGATTTCTATAGCCAAAAAGGCGTTCTTAAAAATATTGACGGTTCGAAAAATATTAATGAAGTTACAGAAGACGTCATCACTATTTTAGAATCATTAAAATAA
- the infA gene encoding translation initiation factor IF-1 yields MAKQDVIELEGTVLDTLPNAMFKVELENGHEILAHVSGKIRMNYIRILPGDKVTVEMSPYDLTRGRITYRYK; encoded by the coding sequence ATGGCAAAACAAGATGTTATCGAACTTGAAGGTACGGTATTAGACACTTTACCTAACGCAATGTTTAAAGTAGAATTAGAAAATGGTCACGAAATCTTAGCTCACGTAAGTGGCAAGATTCGTATGAACTATATTCGTATTTTACCAGGCGATAAAGTAACAGTAGAAATGTCTCCGTATGACTTAACACGCGGAAGAATCACATATCGTTATAAATAA
- the rpmJ gene encoding 50S ribosomal protein L36 yields the protein MKVRPSVKPICEKCKVIKRKGKVMVICENPKHKQKQG from the coding sequence ATGAAAGTAAGACCATCAGTAAAACCAATTTGCGAAAAATGTAAAGTCATTAAACGTAAAGGTAAAGTAATGGTAATTTGTGAAAACCCTAAACACAAACAAAAACAAGGTTAA